The genomic region TCGCGGAGGTCGGCACCGAGATCCAGTGGGCCGAGGACTACTTCTACACCAACCGCGGCGGCCAGATTCACTGCGTCACCAACGCGCTGCGCGACACGACGTACGGCGACGCCTGGTGGTCGGAGGGCGACCTCGAGAACGACGGGGAGCAGCCGGGCGACACCAAGGAGTTCTCGATCATCTCCCAGCCGTCGGTCTCCGGCACCCTGAAGGCCGGGCAGACGATCACCGGCCACCCGGGCACCCTCGCCCCGACCCCGACCTCGGTCAGCTACCAGTGGTACGTGGGCAGCACCCCGATCCCCGGAGCCACGTCGCGGACGCTCAAGCTCAAGGCCGCCTGGACGGGCAAGGAGATCCGGGTCGCGATCGTCAGCAGCAAGGAGGGCGTCGCCTCGCTGAGCACGATCACCTCTGTCGGCGACCTGCCGCGCTCCTTCACGCAGACCAAGCGTCCCTCGGTCACGGGCGCCGCGAAGGTCGGTCGGGTGCTTGCCGTCCGGCCGGGCTCGTTCAGCCCGAAGCCGTCCAGTGTGGGCTACCGCTGGTTCGTCGGCGGGACGGCTGTCTCCAGCAAGGCTCGCCTCAAGGTCGCCAACAACTGGGTCGGCAAGAAGGTGAAGGTGGTCGTCACCGCCAAGCGTGAGGGTCTCTCCACGCACAAGACGACCGTCACGGTGGGCAAGGTCCGCCGCTGACCCACTGTCGTCCGAGCTCCACCAGCCGGCGCCCGTCTTCCCCACGCGGGGGAGGCGGGCGTCGGCCCTTACGTCCGCCGCGTGAATCGCAGATCGCCGTTCGGCATCCGTTGGTGCAGATAGCGGTCGTCGTGGATCAGATGATGGTGATGGCCGCACAGAAGAATGCCTTTGTCGAGATCAGTCCTTCCGCCGGCTGACCACGGGTCCACCTGGTGCGCTTCGCACCAGGTCGAGGGGATGGTGCAGCCGTCGGCCCGGCATTCTTTGTCTCGAATCGCCAATGCCTTTCGCTGACCTGGACTGAAGAGCCGGTTTGTGCGGCCGAGGTCGAGCGGCACCGAAGGCGTGCCGAGGACTGCGGGGACGAGACCTGCGGTGCAGGCCAGGCGCTGGGCCTCACCGGCGGTGATCGGCGAGCCGTCCGCGAGCGTGGCGGACCCGAGCCCCTCGACCAATGCCTTGAGGTCCATGGTGATCACCAGCGTGGTGGCGTCGCCGCCGTGCAGCGGCAGCCGGGACGGGTCGATCGCCTCGAGCAGCGAGCAGAACGCCTCGCCGAGCCGCCGCTCGTAGGGCACCCGCCGCCCGTCCGCGGCGGGCTCGTCCGCCGCTCGCCGGGGGTTGGTGAACGACTCGAGCATCGTGGTCAGTCGCAGCGCGATGCTCTCCGGGACCTGGGCGCGGATGACTGCGCTTCCGTCGCCGAGGTGCCGCACGCCCAGCGTCGTACGCCGCCGGGCGCGGCGCTCCGCGGCGCGCAGCTGCTCCTCCTCGACCTGCTCGGCC from Nocardioides sp. dk884 harbors:
- a CDS encoding HNH endonuclease signature motif containing protein; protein product: MAHPYLADVGCAEAFLDKIADRDPTFLSISEKRQALRMTAHLASRAQAMHARVIACADDVADADGCRDVAAWVAHRTHTSGPSARRLQRLGVACERRWHRVGTALAGGHVSLDQGHVIVAALDDLTDAFSLVEASAEEWSAMLARAEDYLVEQAADFGPRELGRLADRLLEVVAPEWAEQVEEEQLRAAERRARRRTTLGVRHLGDGSAVIRAQVPESIALRLTTMLESFTNPRRAADEPAADGRRVPYERRLGEAFCSLLEAIDPSRLPLHGGDATTLVITMDLKALVEGLGSATLADGSPITAGEAQRLACTAGLVPAVLGTPSVPLDLGRTNRLFSPGQRKALAIRDKECRADGCTIPSTWCEAHQVDPWSAGGRTDLDKGILLCGHHHHLIHDDRYLHQRMPNGDLRFTRRT